CAGAATTCACAAGGACGCCGTGAGCCATTTGCCTGATGAGGAAAAGAAAGCGCTGGCAAAAGAAATCGCACTTAAACCCCAGCTGCCGCCTTTGCCCGATTTGAGTGAGCGCAAACTGGTGAAGGCGTGGACGATGAAGGATTTTGAAGGGGAACTGAAACTACCCACAACGATTACGAACGGTCCAAAACTGTTTGACCAAGCCCTCTGCAGCCGGTGCCATCGCATGGGAAGTCAAGGCTTTGCCTTGGGGCCGGACCTCAAGCAAGTGGGCAGCCGCTTTGGCGCGCGGGATATTCTTGAGGCGATTCTAGATCCCTCGAAGGCAGTGGCGGAAAATTATCAAACCCACGTGCTCACACTCATCGATGGCAAGGTACTGGCCGGAATGATTGTGCCGCAGTTGGATTACCGAGCGCGGTCTTTACTGCTTGCCCCCAACCCTCTCGATGCCAACAAAACCATTGAAATCGCGAAGGGCAAACTCAAGTCACATGAACGCTCCGCCGTAAGCCTGATGCCGCCGGGTTTGGTGAATACACTCACGCGCGAGGAAGTATTGGCACTGGTGGCCTGGCTGCGAAACGGGGGGCGTTAATTCTTAGTTTCGGGCGACTTGTCCGCCTTCATTTCTCTTAACATTTCATCGGCCAATTTCCGGGCAGCAGTTAATTCTTCAGCGGACAGTTTTTCCTCGAGAAGCGCCATGTTGTTTCGTGGAGCATCATCGCCGCGCTCAACCCCAATGAGCCACCATGCATACGCGCGCACGTCATCCTCGGGCACCCCTTCGCCGGTGTCGTACATCAGCCCCAAATAATTAGGCACATCAATATGCCCCGCCCAAGCCGCCTTGAGGTACCATTTTACGGCGGTCACATTGTCTTCAGGCACCATTTCCCCACTATCATAAATACACCCGAGGTTGAACTGTGAATACATGTCCCCATTCTTGGCCCCCAAATGGTAGAGCCTTAAAGCCTCAACGTTGTTTTCCGGGACGCCTTCCCCATTATCATACATCAACCCAAGGCTTCCTTGTGCGCCGGCATTCCCTTGCGCCGCAGACTTTCGAAACCACTGAA
The Limisphaerales bacterium genome window above contains:
- a CDS encoding sel1 repeat family protein, which codes for MMMKVNFRRIFLGVCLVFSSCGNQVNLSDSEPAPTAKKQSELSDHEKEFLRLSALAANGDAKSQTSLAHKYVLGKGVGKNINEAVRWYRVAGNQGEAEAQFNLGYMYYNGEGLPRDYAKAIQWFRKSAAQGNAGAQGSLGLMYDNGEGVPENNVEALRLYHLGAKNGDMYSQFNLGCIYDSGEMVPEDNVTAVKWYLKAAWAGHIDVPNYLGLMYDTGEGVPEDDVRAYAWWLIGVERGDDAPRNNMALLEEKLSAEELTAARKLADEMLREMKADKSPETKN